From the genome of Scytonema hofmannii PCC 7110, one region includes:
- a CDS encoding tetratricopeptide repeat protein — translation MNDESYNKGIEKAKQKDYAVAIEEFTRALQLAPYFAEAYYRRGLAYYDLGEIHKAVSDFTEAIALNPQSMEAYYCRALARMLLKNLPGALADVEQAIRHNVNYAAAYHLRGTVLRKQGYVQDAIANFKKAAQLYLEQKDTENCRQCLEKIKQLQPKEKPVAVKQPSSTIAPLKSEKEYFAQLLEKAEKGDTREAMEDLNWVLQVDPIDAQAYCCRGVVRCKQGNYRDAISDFNQALRLNFQDAIVYRNRGKARFHLGDHTGAIADFNQALQMEPQDAMLYVARGNVYRAIGNHLGAIKDYTQAIQINPDDATAYYNRGIAYTCIEEMHRAVEDYQHAASLFCEKEDWGNYQQVLDSLKKIHSYGSDSKKATNNLLRQRLLRLVGGHWEIAERLIDQAKYNYPGMPEEWYIEKVIHDLERDWDR, via the coding sequence ATGAATGACGAATCTTATAATAAGGGAATAGAAAAAGCCAAGCAAAAAGATTACGCTGTAGCCATTGAGGAATTTACCCGTGCTTTGCAGCTAGCACCTTACTTTGCTGAAGCGTATTATCGACGAGGCTTAGCGTACTATGACTTGGGAGAAATACATAAGGCGGTTTCTGACTTTACAGAAGCGATCGCGCTTAATCCCCAGAGTATGGAAGCATATTATTGCCGCGCCTTAGCACGAATGTTGTTGAAAAATCTCCCAGGGGCGCTTGCGGATGTAGAGCAAGCTATTCGTCACAATGTTAATTATGCTGCTGCTTATCATTTGCGGGGAACGGTGCTTCGCAAACAGGGATATGTTCAAGATGCGATCGCTAACTTTAAAAAAGCAGCCCAATTGTATTTAGAGCAAAAAGACACAGAGAACTGTCGCCAATGTCTGGAAAAGATTAAACAGTTACAACCAAAAGAAAAACCCGTTGCAGTGAAGCAACCAAGTAGCACAATTGCACCCTTAAAATCAGAAAAAGAATATTTCGCGCAGTTACTGGAAAAAGCAGAAAAGGGTGACACCCGAGAAGCGATGGAGGATTTGAACTGGGTATTGCAAGTCGATCCTATTGATGCACAAGCTTACTGCTGTCGAGGAGTAGTGCGATGCAAACAGGGCAATTATCGGGATGCTATCTCAGACTTCAACCAAGCATTACGACTTAATTTTCAAGATGCCATTGTCTACCGCAACCGGGGAAAAGCACGCTTTCATTTAGGGGATCATACTGGAGCGATCGCCGATTTTAACCAAGCACTCCAGATGGAACCCCAGGATGCAATGCTCTATGTTGCCAGAGGGAATGTCTATCGAGCAATAGGTAATCATCTTGGTGCAATTAAAGATTATACCCAAGCAATACAAATAAACCCCGATGATGCAACAGCTTACTACAATCGCGGCATTGCTTATACTTGCATAGAAGAAATGCATCGCGCCGTTGAAGATTATCAGCACGCAGCGAGTCTGTTTTGTGAAAAAGAAGACTGGGGAAATTACCAACAAGTCTTAGATAGCCTTAAAAAAATTCACTCATATGGTTCTGATTCCAAAAAAGCAACAAACAATCTGCTACGCCAGCGTCTATTGAGACTCGTAGGCGGACATTGGGAAATTGCCGAACGGCTGATTGACCAGGCAAAGTACAACTATCCTGGCATGCCAGAAGAGTGGTATATCGAAAAAGTGATTCATGACTTGGAACGCGATTGGGATAGATAG
- a CDS encoding IS200/IS605 family accessory protein TnpB-related protein, which translates to MCNTYPVLYKGQQVKYRQNYQLVDLKVWSGTDWIWINCIPVKKHGLNRHLIDGNKIKSPAMVVNKHTCQLSMPIEVKKVDLPEKTFVCSVDMGINNAATASIVGRDGTVKARKFINPSQDIDRRDKRRMMIAHKAKQTRNITKSDLPKGFCKRLQRKSSNINLQISKTVSKSIVEFAKTHNAKVIVFENLEGWKAKGGRRKSLQKQKFHLWCHRKIVELVTNRWTELGGTIVFINPKYTSAYAYDGSGKVKRDKVNYSLCCFTTGKRYHSDLNASYNIAARYWYAVIMGDNSYSRVFVRASVSEGEGKSSHDTQRTPVTLGTLRSLLAA; encoded by the coding sequence ATGTGCAACACTTACCCAGTGTTGTATAAAGGTCAGCAAGTTAAGTATCGACAAAATTATCAGCTAGTTGATCTTAAAGTTTGGTCGGGAACTGATTGGATATGGATTAATTGCATCCCTGTTAAGAAACATGGTTTAAATCGCCATTTAATTGATGGTAATAAGATAAAATCACCTGCAATGGTTGTTAACAAACATACTTGTCAACTGTCTATGCCTATTGAGGTTAAGAAAGTTGACTTACCTGAAAAGACGTTTGTGTGCAGCGTTGACATGGGTATTAACAATGCTGCAACAGCATCCATAGTTGGTCGTGACGGTACTGTAAAAGCTCGAAAATTTATTAATCCGAGCCAAGACATAGACCGAAGAGACAAACGACGGATGATGATTGCTCATAAGGCTAAACAAACAAGGAATATTACAAAGTCGGATTTACCCAAGGGTTTTTGTAAAAGACTTCAACGCAAGTCCTCCAATATTAATCTTCAAATATCAAAAACAGTTTCCAAATCTATTGTTGAGTTTGCGAAAACCCACAATGCCAAGGTTATTGTATTTGAGAACCTAGAAGGATGGAAAGCGAAGGGTGGGAGAAGAAAATCTTTACAAAAACAAAAGTTTCATCTCTGGTGTCACAGAAAAATTGTTGAGCTAGTGACAAATAGATGGACGGAATTGGGAGGGACAATTGTTTTTATCAACCCAAAATATACGAGCGCATACGCTTATGACGGTAGCGGTAAAGTCAAAAGAGATAAAGTAAATTATTCTTTGTGTTGTTTTACGACAGGGAAAAGATACCACTCTGACTTAAACGCTTCATATAACATTGCTGCTCGTTATTGGTATGCAGTCATTATGGGTGATAACAGTTATTCTAGAGTGTTCGTTCGCGCAAGCGTCTCCGAAGGAGAGGGCAAAAGTTCCCACGACACACAGAGGACGCCTGTAACTCTGGGTACGCTACGTAGTCTTTTGGCTGCATAG
- a CDS encoding peroxiredoxin, giving the protein MISRRTFLNILLASCFAIISWLNFAPVANALGGKLPAINQPAPDFTLPTNTGDGKLSLSDLRGSWVVLYFYPKDFTPGCTIEARRFQQDLPKYIQKNAQIVGVSADDVNSHAEFCDSEGLKFPLLADTTGTVSKAYGSWMSFVSVRHSFIIDPNGTLRETFVKVNPATHSQEVFARLEELQKAA; this is encoded by the coding sequence ATGATTTCTCGCCGCACTTTTTTGAACATATTACTTGCTAGCTGTTTTGCTATCATCAGTTGGTTGAATTTTGCTCCAGTTGCCAATGCCCTCGGTGGCAAACTTCCAGCAATTAATCAACCTGCACCAGACTTTACACTGCCAACTAACACTGGTGATGGCAAACTTTCTCTCTCCGATCTACGTGGTTCGTGGGTAGTACTTTACTTCTATCCCAAAGATTTTACCCCTGGCTGTACCATAGAAGCCCGTCGCTTTCAGCAGGACTTACCGAAATATATTCAGAAAAACGCTCAAATTGTTGGTGTAAGTGCTGATGATGTCAATTCTCATGCAGAATTTTGTGATTCAGAAGGTTTAAAATTCCCCTTATTAGCTGATACTACTGGCACAGTTAGCAAAGCCTATGGTTCCTGGATGAGCTTTGTGTCTGTACGCCATAGTTTTATCATCGATCCAAATGGCACCTTACGCGAGACTTTTGTGAAAGTGAATCCAGCTACCCATAGTCAAGAAGTTTTTGCTCGACTCGAAGAGTTGCAAAAAGCAGCTTGA
- the sipA gene encoding regulatory protein SipA has product MSKEFAIGSKVRVVALPPYVKTAEPMPMLRPPDVIHLGEEGIVIDRRPGGYWGIRFAKGAFLLDSQYIESADTTSES; this is encoded by the coding sequence ATGTCCAAAGAATTTGCCATTGGTAGTAAAGTACGTGTTGTAGCACTACCACCCTACGTAAAAACAGCCGAACCCATGCCCATGCTGCGTCCTCCTGATGTGATTCATCTTGGAGAGGAAGGTATAGTTATTGACCGTCGTCCTGGTGGGTACTGGGGTATTCGCTTTGCAAAGGGCGCTTTTCTCCTTGATAGTCAATACATTGAATCTGCGGACACAACTTCGGAATCTTAA
- a CDS encoding peptidylprolyl isomerase has protein sequence MLETVTITSEDIIQQLKLSCKIPEILKEVLTRKVVEEAAKEAGIEVNDEALQKSADAFRLINKLTSAEETWLWLQKHCLSVEDFEQIAYLSFTSGLLAKHLFADKIEPYFFANQLEYTGVVMYEVILDDEDLAIELYYMIKEGEISFYDVAHKYIEDTELRRKCGYRGIVYRKDLKPEISAAVFTTHQRELLKPIVTSSGIHLILVEEILQPQLDEKLRSQILSEFFSEWLKQKILQVKVLQKL, from the coding sequence ATGTTAGAAACTGTCACCATTACGAGCGAAGATATTATTCAACAACTGAAGCTATCTTGTAAAATTCCTGAGATTCTTAAAGAGGTTCTGACTCGTAAGGTTGTTGAGGAAGCCGCTAAAGAAGCTGGGATTGAGGTGAACGATGAAGCGCTCCAGAAGTCGGCAGACGCCTTTCGGTTAATCAATAAACTTACGAGTGCAGAAGAAACTTGGTTATGGCTGCAAAAACATTGTCTTTCCGTAGAAGATTTTGAACAAATCGCATACTTGAGTTTCACATCAGGACTGCTGGCAAAACATTTGTTTGCAGATAAAATTGAACCCTATTTCTTTGCTAACCAACTTGAGTATACTGGTGTGGTAATGTATGAGGTTATCTTAGATGATGAAGACTTGGCAATAGAACTTTACTATATGATTAAAGAAGGTGAGATAAGTTTTTATGATGTAGCTCACAAATATATTGAAGATACAGAATTACGTCGAAAATGTGGATATCGGGGGATAGTTTACCGGAAAGATTTGAAGCCCGAAATTTCTGCTGCTGTCTTTACTACCCATCAAAGAGAGCTTCTTAAGCCAATTGTGACATCTTCTGGAATCCATCTAATTCTTGTGGAGGAAATACTTCAGCCGCAATTAGATGAGAAGTTACGCAGTCAAATCCTTTCAGAGTTTTTTTCTGAATGGCTAAAACAAAAAATTCTTCAAGTAAAAGTTCTTCAAAAATTATAA
- the argS gene encoding arginine--tRNA ligase, with protein MKATQEKLKLQLQEALGAAFGADYAESDPILVPASNPKFGDYQANVALSLAKQLGQQPRAIAQKIVDKLDLVGICKPPEIAGPGFINLKLETDYLVAQLKAIQTDPRLGVPPAKNPKRVIVDYPSPNIAKEMHVGHLRSAIIGDCLSRIVEFMGHEVLRVSHVGDWGTPFGMLIAHLEETYPEALNTTETLNLGDLSSFYREAKKRFDADEDFRKAAHQAVVKLQAGDEKTLLAWKIVCQLSSRAYQVIYDLLGLAPFIERGESFYNTLLPEVLEELDKQGLLVENQGAKCVFLEGFTNREGEPLPLIVQKSDGGYNYAATDLAAIRYRVQVEKVQRVIYPVGAEQKNHFAQIFQVGRKAGWITDDTEFVHTPFGLILGEDGQKLKTRSGEAVRLQDLFDGAIAHARTDLEHRLKEDEREETEEFIAHVALLVGISAVKYADLSQNRTSNYIFSYEKMLALKGNTAPYMLYAYVRTQGISREGNIDYDKLRADAPIILQEEVELTLAKHLLQLDEVLSEVEKDLLPNRLCEYLYQLSQKFNQFFENCPVLKSEEPVRTSRLILCDVTARTLKLGLSLLGIKVLERM; from the coding sequence ATGAAAGCTACACAAGAAAAACTAAAACTTCAATTACAAGAGGCTTTAGGCGCAGCTTTTGGCGCTGACTATGCTGAATCCGATCCAATATTAGTACCTGCTAGCAATCCAAAATTTGGAGACTACCAGGCAAATGTTGCATTATCCCTAGCAAAGCAGTTGGGACAGCAGCCAAGAGCGATCGCACAAAAAATAGTTGACAAACTTGACCTAGTAGGAATTTGCAAACCCCCAGAGATTGCAGGTCCTGGATTTATCAATCTTAAGCTAGAAACAGATTACCTAGTCGCACAACTTAAAGCGATTCAAACCGATCCAAGACTAGGAGTTCCACCAGCAAAAAATCCCAAACGAGTCATTGTAGATTATCCCAGCCCAAATATTGCCAAAGAAATGCACGTAGGGCATTTACGTTCAGCCATTATTGGAGATTGCCTTTCCCGAATTGTAGAATTCATGGGTCATGAAGTTTTGCGGGTAAGCCATGTAGGGGACTGGGGAACACCCTTTGGAATGCTGATTGCCCATTTAGAAGAAACGTATCCCGAAGCTTTAAACACCACTGAGACTCTCAACTTAGGGGACTTATCCTCATTTTACCGAGAAGCAAAGAAACGGTTCGATGCAGATGAAGATTTCCGCAAAGCAGCACATCAAGCAGTTGTCAAGCTACAAGCGGGAGATGAAAAAACTTTGCTAGCATGGAAAATTGTCTGTCAACTTTCCAGCAGAGCATACCAAGTCATATACGATTTGTTAGGATTGGCTCCCTTTATTGAAAGGGGAGAATCTTTTTATAATACTTTACTACCTGAAGTCCTAGAAGAACTAGATAAACAAGGTCTGTTGGTAGAAAATCAAGGAGCAAAATGCGTTTTCCTGGAAGGTTTTACAAATAGAGAGGGCGAACCCTTACCTTTAATCGTGCAAAAATCAGATGGAGGTTATAACTACGCCGCCACAGACTTAGCAGCAATTCGCTACCGAGTTCAGGTAGAGAAAGTGCAACGAGTGATTTATCCAGTAGGTGCAGAACAAAAAAACCACTTTGCTCAAATTTTTCAAGTAGGAAGAAAAGCAGGTTGGATTACAGACGATACCGAGTTTGTTCACACCCCCTTCGGCTTAATACTTGGCGAAGATGGTCAGAAATTGAAAACTCGTTCTGGAGAAGCAGTACGGTTGCAGGATTTGTTTGATGGAGCGATCGCCCACGCTCGTACAGACTTAGAACATAGACTCAAAGAAGACGAACGAGAAGAAACAGAAGAATTCATCGCTCATGTCGCGCTCTTAGTTGGCATCAGTGCCGTTAAATATGCTGACCTTAGCCAAAACCGTACTAGTAACTATATTTTTAGTTATGAAAAGATGTTAGCCTTAAAAGGCAACACGGCTCCATATATGCTCTATGCTTACGTCAGAACTCAAGGCATCAGCCGTGAAGGTAACATTGACTATGACAAACTCAGAGCAGATGCACCAATTATTCTGCAAGAAGAAGTAGAACTCACTTTAGCCAAACACTTGCTACAGTTAGATGAAGTCCTCAGTGAGGTAGAAAAAGATTTGCTACCAAACCGCTTGTGCGAGTACTTGTATCAACTGAGCCAAAAGTTCAATCAATTCTTTGAAAATTGCCCAGTTCTGAAATCTGAAGAACCCGTGCGAACATCACGGCTAATACTATGTGATGTGACAGCGAGAACGTTGAAGCTTGGATTATCCTTACTAGGAATCAAAGTTTTAGAGAGAATGTAA
- the sfsA gene encoding DNA/RNA nuclease SfsA: MDYLYRYPPLYPGILLKRYKRFFADVELADGEVVTAHCPNTGPMTGVCTPGSLVQLSYSDRPNRKLSYTWEMIQVHDNEPTWVGINTILPNRITKLALEKCLFPELGKYDYILTEVTYGQDKKSRVDFLLYESIENQNTVLSGDSLARKRELLLAQSTHQIYLEVKNTTLAQGKLALFPDTETTRGQKHLRELMLLTPQHRAVMLYFVNRGDCTGFSPGDVADPIYGKLLRDAINVGLEILPCRFETTPEGVRYLGLAECKF, translated from the coding sequence ATGGACTACCTCTATCGCTATCCACCCTTGTACCCCGGTATTTTGCTGAAACGCTACAAGCGGTTTTTTGCCGACGTTGAACTTGCGGATGGTGAGGTTGTCACAGCCCACTGTCCAAATACGGGACCAATGACAGGCGTTTGTACTCCTGGTAGTCTAGTGCAGCTTTCCTACAGCGATCGTCCTAATCGTAAATTGTCCTATACCTGGGAAATGATTCAGGTACATGACAATGAGCCAACTTGGGTAGGTATAAATACAATATTGCCCAACAGGATAACTAAGTTAGCTTTAGAAAAATGTCTTTTTCCTGAATTAGGCAAATATGACTATATCCTTACCGAAGTTACATATGGCCAAGACAAAAAAAGCCGTGTGGATTTTCTCCTATATGAATCAATAGAAAACCAAAACACCGTTCTATCTGGCGACTCTTTAGCAAGAAAGCGGGAATTGCTACTTGCTCAAAGCACTCATCAAATTTATCTTGAAGTTAAAAATACAACCTTGGCACAGGGCAAATTAGCCTTATTTCCTGATACAGAAACAACACGAGGACAAAAACACCTTCGGGAATTGATGCTACTTACGCCTCAACACCGTGCAGTTATGCTTTACTTTGTCAACAGAGGCGATTGCACGGGATTTTCTCCTGGTGATGTTGCAGATCCTATCTATGGAAAATTGTTACGAGATGCTATCAACGTTGGCTTAGAAATTTTACCTTGTCGATTTGAAACAACTCCAGAAGGAGTACGTTATTTAGGTTTGGCAGAATGCAAGTTTTGA
- a CDS encoding transposase: MLVASEVLFFGAIALRGNKPQFWSGSYAIISVGAQAPLEKLIEYVQNQENLQ, translated from the coding sequence TTGCTTGTAGCGTCGGAGGTTTTGTTTTTCGGTGCGATCGCACTCCGGGGGAATAAACCTCAGTTTTGGTCTGGTAGTTACGCTATTATTAGCGTTGGCGCTCAAGCCCCTTTAGAAAAGCTTATTGAATACGTACAAAATCAAGAAAATTTACAATAA
- a CDS encoding sirohydrochlorin chelatase produces MLTTNTPNHSHSESSTAQSLKLSPLPIQRPLLMVGHGTRDEQGRQALLDFATLYQALDPSRPVLPCFLELTEPSIQEGIDQCVAQGYTELTVLPILLFAARHNKFDVTNELDRAKLRHPQLKFHYGRHFGITPTIVELWRSRLAELDKTEHNPQQISRSDTVLLFVGRGSSDPDANGDVCKLARILWEGSGYSTVETCFIGITHPRLEDGFRRARLYQPKRIIVLPYFLFTGALVKKIFNITAQQQEQYPDISITCLPEMGLHPVLLSVLREREIETQLEQVQMNCEMCKFRLSALAKDRHEHSHAHNHHHHHHSHDHTHPPEDPYADIEKYHQKIWQAP; encoded by the coding sequence ATGCTGACTACCAACACTCCAAATCACTCTCATTCAGAATCTTCAACTGCTCAAAGTCTGAAACTGTCACCCCTGCCAATACAACGTCCTTTGTTAATGGTTGGGCATGGTACTAGGGATGAACAAGGAAGGCAAGCTTTATTAGATTTTGCCACTCTTTATCAAGCTTTAGATCCATCCCGTCCCGTTTTACCTTGCTTTTTGGAACTGACCGAGCCTTCCATTCAGGAAGGTATAGACCAATGTGTAGCACAAGGTTATACTGAACTAACAGTTCTACCTATACTGTTATTTGCTGCACGGCATAATAAATTTGATGTCACAAATGAGTTAGATCGCGCTAAGTTGCGACATCCACAGTTAAAGTTTCACTATGGGCGTCATTTTGGTATTACTCCTACGATTGTAGAATTGTGGCGATCGCGTCTAGCTGAACTTGACAAAACCGAACATAACCCCCAACAAATATCTCGCTCTGATACCGTTCTCTTATTTGTTGGGCGCGGTTCCAGCGATCCTGACGCCAATGGAGATGTATGTAAACTAGCTCGCATTCTTTGGGAAGGAAGCGGCTACTCCACCGTTGAAACCTGTTTTATCGGCATTACCCACCCCAGATTAGAAGATGGTTTTCGCCGCGCACGACTTTACCAACCCAAACGCATCATCGTTTTGCCATACTTCCTATTTACAGGAGCATTAGTGAAAAAAATCTTTAATATCACCGCCCAACAGCAAGAGCAATATCCAGATATTTCCATAACTTGTCTACCAGAAATGGGATTGCATCCGGTTCTCCTTTCCGTACTGAGAGAAAGAGAAATTGAAACCCAACTAGAACAAGTACAAATGAATTGTGAGATGTGTAAATTCCGTCTATCTGCTTTAGCAAAAGACAGACACGAGCATTCCCACGCTCATAACCACCATCACCATCATCACAGTCACGACCACACCCATCCACCTGAAGACCCTTACGCAGATATAGAAAAGTACCATCAAAAAATTTGGCAAGCACCATAG
- a CDS encoding HlyD family efflux transporter periplasmic adaptor subunit has protein sequence MPSTLNGRVQIQIHEDEQRSQTLTLQTPSYPTDDWSDVTQELVDSLPQVWTRGLLYFLLIFTATALPWAMLFKVDETGSARGRLKPKGKTVTLDTAVLGTVASIPVKEGAIVKPGEPVLILDSQLVHADLRQVKDKLEGQFNRLSQLEMLKKQLIIGLATQQQQNQAQELEKHAQIEQVSQNLSALKNSYELQKEEKFTQVNQAKQTLKYNQTAIPLAESGLTSAQQEVERYRRLSKEGIVAEVQVIQRQDLAKERQKLYEQNKSDIEQAKLRLAEQRSNYERTIRQAKAEIEQAYLRLKEQQRSYQTLTHSHKLALLKSEEQLKNLETEMITMRAEIDQSKNEIKTLQLQLDQRVLKSPIAGRVYQLPIQRAGAVVQPGTMVAEIAPLNAPLIIRAQMAISESGSLRKGLPVKLKFDAYPFQDHGVVEGEIVEISPTATEVETPNGKVAAYNLEISLKKNCIPKANDCIPLRPGDTATAEVIVRQRRIIDFLLDPFKQLQQGELKL, from the coding sequence ATGCCAAGTACATTGAATGGACGGGTGCAAATCCAAATCCATGAGGATGAACAGCGCTCTCAAACTTTAACTCTCCAAACTCCATCTTATCCAACTGATGATTGGTCTGATGTTACTCAGGAATTAGTTGATAGCTTACCCCAAGTTTGGACAAGGGGATTGCTGTATTTTTTGTTGATTTTTACTGCGACTGCTTTGCCTTGGGCAATGCTGTTTAAAGTTGATGAAACAGGCAGTGCTAGGGGAAGACTGAAGCCTAAAGGAAAGACAGTTACGTTAGATACTGCCGTCTTAGGAACTGTTGCCTCAATTCCAGTGAAGGAAGGTGCAATAGTAAAACCTGGAGAGCCTGTATTAATATTGGATTCGCAATTAGTTCACGCCGACTTGCGTCAGGTAAAGGATAAATTGGAGGGACAATTCAATCGACTTTCGCAGTTGGAAATGTTGAAAAAACAGTTAATTATAGGTTTGGCAACTCAGCAACAACAAAATCAAGCACAAGAGTTAGAAAAACACGCTCAAATTGAACAGGTTAGTCAGAACTTGAGCGCTCTCAAAAATTCCTATGAACTACAAAAAGAAGAAAAATTTACCCAAGTCAATCAAGCAAAGCAAACTCTTAAGTACAATCAAACTGCAATTCCCTTAGCAGAGAGTGGTTTAACAAGTGCTCAGCAGGAGGTTGAACGTTATCGTCGGTTAAGCAAGGAAGGTATTGTTGCAGAAGTTCAAGTTATACAAAGACAAGATCTAGCTAAAGAAAGACAAAAGTTATACGAACAAAACAAGTCAGACATTGAGCAAGCTAAACTTAGATTGGCAGAACAAAGAAGTAATTATGAGCGGACTATTCGTCAAGCAAAAGCGGAGATTGAACAGGCATATTTGCGACTAAAGGAACAGCAAAGAAGTTATCAGACTCTGACTCATTCTCATAAGCTGGCTCTCTTAAAAAGTGAGGAACAGTTAAAAAATCTGGAGACAGAGATGATTACCATGAGGGCAGAAATAGATCAAAGTAAGAATGAGATAAAAACCTTACAATTACAGTTAGACCAAAGAGTATTAAAATCCCCTATAGCTGGTAGGGTGTATCAGTTGCCGATACAACGGGCTGGGGCTGTGGTGCAACCGGGAACAATGGTAGCAGAGATTGCACCCCTAAATGCGCCGCTCATTATTCGGGCGCAGATGGCAATAAGTGAGAGTGGTTCTTTGCGGAAAGGATTGCCTGTCAAGTTAAAGTTTGATGCTTATCCGTTTCAGGATCATGGAGTTGTAGAAGGAGAGATAGTAGAAATTTCTCCTACTGCAACAGAAGTAGAAACACCTAATGGAAAAGTAGCAGCTTATAACTTGGAAATCTCCCTGAAAAAGAATTGTATTCCCAAAGCTAATGATTGTATTCCTTTGCGTCCTGGAGATACAGCAACGGCTGAGGTCATTGTGCGCCAACGTCGGATTATTGATTTTCTGCTAGATCCGTTTAAGCAGTTACAACAGGGTGAGTTGAAATTGTAG
- the nadC gene encoding carboxylating nicotinate-nucleotide diphosphorylase: MNKLGILPPTIVLEPLLHSFLLEDIGRGDRTTQALINHEEGQAKWIAKADGVIAGLPVAAKVFSLLNEKVNFVAVVAEGESPERGNVVAEIEGPLDALLTGERVALNIVMRLSGIATLTKKYVEKIADLPTKLVDTRKTTPGLRLLEKYAIAIGGAVNHRMGLDDAVMIKDNHIAAAGGIEEAISRIRHQIPYPLTIEVETENLAQVQEALQYGADIIMLDNMPVDLMRQAVSLIRQHNNRVKIEASGNITLETIRSVAETGVDYISSSAPITQSGWLDLSMKIQ, translated from the coding sequence GTGAATAAATTAGGAATTTTGCCACCAACGATAGTGCTAGAACCGCTACTGCACTCGTTTTTATTAGAAGATATTGGTCGAGGCGATCGCACAACCCAAGCACTGATTAATCATGAAGAAGGACAGGCAAAATGGATAGCGAAAGCTGATGGAGTCATCGCTGGGTTACCTGTAGCAGCCAAAGTCTTCAGCTTATTAAACGAAAAAGTAAACTTTGTGGCGGTTGTCGCTGAGGGCGAAAGTCCAGAACGCGGAAACGTTGTTGCTGAAATAGAAGGACCTTTAGATGCACTACTCACAGGAGAACGAGTTGCACTTAATATAGTTATGCGCCTTAGCGGCATCGCTACGCTAACAAAGAAATATGTAGAGAAAATAGCAGATTTACCTACAAAGTTGGTAGATACTCGTAAGACAACACCAGGATTGAGACTGTTAGAAAAGTATGCGATCGCTATAGGAGGAGCAGTCAATCACCGGATGGGGCTAGATGACGCCGTCATGATCAAAGACAATCATATTGCAGCAGCAGGGGGAATTGAGGAAGCAATATCTCGTATACGCCACCAAATTCCATATCCCCTAACAATAGAAGTAGAAACTGAAAATTTAGCTCAAGTCCAAGAAGCATTACAATATGGTGCGGACATCATTATGTTAGACAATATGCCAGTTGATTTGATGCGTCAGGCGGTTTCCCTCATTCGCCAACATAACAACCGCGTTAAAATTGAAGCTTCTGGCAACATTACTTTAGAAACTATTCGTTCTGTGGCTGAGACAGGGGTAGACTACATCTCAAGTAGTGCGCCCATTACCCAATCCGGTTGGTTGGATTTGAGCATGAAAATCCAGTAA